The proteins below are encoded in one region of Sphingobacterium sp. R2:
- a CDS encoding endonuclease/exonuclease/phosphatase family protein, whose amino-acid sequence MNYKHISCILLLLLCTAHPGFAQTNRRVYPIAFYNLENLYDPVKDSTINDDEFTPKGANTWTEAKYQQKIKNMARAIRAIGSPSSSLGPIALGVAEIENRRVLEDLTRDPQLRELGLKIVHHDSPDRRGVDVGFLYNPEFFTPFNDKVHPFNLPENPGFKTRDQLLVSGTIAGDTVHIIVNHWPSRYGNKSSELREFAASITKGICDSLYRENPEAKIIIMGDLNDDPKDKSVKEVLQAKKNPQDVPAQGLYNTMWKFYDKGIGSLGYQGQWNLFDQIIISRPLLDNKNKGLRFVKAEIFNRDFLVQQEGRNKGYPHRTFSGGVFINGYSDHFPTLIYLVK is encoded by the coding sequence ATGAACTATAAACACATCAGCTGTATTTTACTTCTCCTTTTATGTACTGCCCATCCGGGTTTCGCGCAAACCAACCGTCGGGTTTACCCCATTGCATTCTACAATTTGGAGAACCTATACGATCCTGTAAAGGATTCGACGATCAATGACGATGAGTTTACACCAAAGGGTGCCAATACATGGACAGAAGCTAAGTATCAACAAAAAATAAAAAACATGGCACGAGCGATTCGTGCCATCGGTTCACCTAGTTCTAGTTTGGGTCCTATCGCTCTAGGGGTAGCCGAAATTGAGAACCGTCGGGTTCTGGAAGATCTTACACGAGATCCACAGCTCCGTGAGCTGGGATTAAAGATCGTTCATCACGATTCTCCTGACCGTCGCGGTGTGGATGTTGGGTTCCTTTACAATCCGGAATTCTTCACGCCTTTTAATGACAAGGTTCATCCATTCAACCTACCAGAAAACCCAGGCTTTAAGACGAGAGATCAACTATTGGTATCCGGTACAATTGCTGGAGATACGGTACATATCATTGTCAATCACTGGCCTTCGCGTTATGGCAATAAATCTTCTGAACTTCGCGAATTTGCCGCAAGTATTACCAAAGGGATATGTGATTCCCTATATCGCGAAAATCCCGAAGCGAAGATTATTATCATGGGCGATTTAAATGATGATCCCAAAGATAAAAGTGTCAAGGAAGTATTACAGGCAAAGAAAAATCCACAGGATGTACCTGCTCAGGGCTTGTATAATACCATGTGGAAGTTTTACGACAAGGGAATTGGATCTCTTGGTTATCAAGGACAGTGGAACCTTTTTGATCAAATCATTATCTCCAGGCCACTATTGGATAATAAAAACAAAGGCTTACGTTTTGTCAAAGCAGAAATCTTCAATCGGGACTTTTTGGTTCAACAGGAAGGCCGCAACAAAGGTTATCCGCACCGGACATTTTCTGGGGGAGTATTTATCAATGGCTACTCGGATCACTTTCCAACGTTGATCTATCTGGTAAAATAA
- a CDS encoding TonB-dependent receptor gives MYKKYILFALLSAASTPIFAQRANVQGIVRNQVSKEPFSNVRLVFEKNQKSVVTDSKGNFSLPKLNSGEETILITGGNIQEIKITVQIPASGVLKMDDIYVLPSTDNDNMVQLSMAADDLLDDDNESFDQNISAKIILSNDVYVNKIGYQLSQFRFRLRGYNNRYEQKYINGVHFNDQLRGVFNYASIGAINDFTRNGDQDNAMDASTFTFGSIGGSENINMRASAFAKGAKATATYTNRNYYSRGMLSYSTGLMDNGWAFTGLIGGRYADKGNIEGTFYKNFSYALSIEKQFQQGKHSLSLVTFGSPVERGQQSGSFQEAYDLLDNNLYNPNWGYQDGKIRNSRVVTAYDPTAILSHIWKIDPNTKLTTGISLHYGKYASTALNWYNGPDPRPDYYRNLPSYFTDSITNQFYTNLWQSAKVSQVDWDNLYLVNKLENKINDGAAIYMLEKRHSDLLESSFNTTLNKTINEHAKLTLGIGAKGSQSQQYKTVADLLGAEYVLDIDKFSERDFGQNTGQSQNDLLNPNFKARKDDIFGYRYNINIKSANAWLQNEYTYSNIDFFYATQLSYTSFQRVGYMKNGRFPTNSYGKGQEHHFFDYAFKGGMTYKFNGRHLLNAKISYQTKAPLANDAYISPRVSDFTFEDLKSAKIFSTDISYVFSLPKLNGRLSVFQTNFTDLISRQSYYNDAARTFINHGLKDMNQVNRGIELGLTYKVDNNWSIDLAATKAEYYYSNNPMGAQNSENGLINNEREMVYLNNYYVGGMPQTAGTLGVRYFVNYWFFGANLNYAGDMYLSKAPLRQLASNYSTINPYDPELDNAYHILTDQEKFKNSATVDLSIGKILYLKNRNSMNFNLAVNNVLNNKNIRTGGFENARLDITAANKFASKYYYMQGINCFMNVSYRF, from the coding sequence ATGTATAAAAAATACATACTTTTTGCCCTCCTATCTGCTGCCAGTACACCTATATTTGCCCAAAGGGCCAATGTACAGGGTATCGTACGCAATCAGGTGAGCAAAGAACCTTTCTCCAATGTACGTCTCGTCTTTGAGAAAAATCAAAAGTCGGTCGTCACCGATTCCAAAGGGAACTTCAGCCTACCGAAGTTAAACTCGGGTGAGGAAACGATCCTGATCACAGGTGGTAATATCCAGGAGATCAAAATTACCGTTCAGATCCCAGCCTCCGGCGTGCTCAAAATGGACGACATCTACGTCCTTCCAAGTACCGACAATGACAACATGGTACAACTAAGCATGGCTGCCGATGATCTATTGGATGATGATAACGAATCTTTCGATCAAAACATTTCGGCCAAAATTATCCTTTCCAATGACGTGTACGTCAACAAAATTGGATATCAGCTCTCTCAATTCCGTTTCCGCCTTCGCGGATACAACAACCGATACGAACAAAAATATATCAACGGTGTACATTTCAACGACCAGTTGCGTGGTGTCTTCAACTACGCCTCCATCGGAGCCATCAATGATTTTACCCGAAATGGAGACCAAGACAATGCTATGGACGCCTCGACCTTCACATTCGGCTCCATCGGCGGTTCCGAAAATATCAATATGCGCGCCAGCGCCTTCGCCAAAGGAGCAAAAGCAACAGCCACATACACCAACCGCAATTATTATAGCCGGGGTATGCTGAGCTATTCAACGGGACTAATGGACAATGGCTGGGCATTTACAGGCTTAATCGGTGGACGCTATGCAGACAAAGGAAATATTGAAGGTACATTTTACAAAAACTTCTCCTACGCACTTTCCATCGAAAAACAATTCCAGCAAGGCAAACATAGTTTATCACTGGTCACCTTTGGTTCACCCGTAGAGCGTGGTCAACAATCAGGTTCTTTCCAGGAAGCCTACGATCTCCTCGACAATAACCTATACAACCCCAATTGGGGTTACCAAGATGGAAAAATCAGGAATTCGCGTGTCGTAACGGCTTACGACCCGACCGCAATCCTTTCACATATCTGGAAAATCGATCCGAACACAAAACTGACTACAGGTATATCACTGCATTATGGCAAATATGCTAGCACAGCGCTCAATTGGTACAACGGTCCCGACCCAAGGCCCGATTATTACCGTAATTTACCAAGCTACTTTACGGATTCCATTACCAATCAGTTCTATACGAACCTATGGCAATCGGCCAAAGTATCGCAGGTCGACTGGGACAACTTATACCTCGTTAATAAGCTTGAGAATAAAATCAATGATGGCGCCGCAATTTACATGCTTGAAAAACGCCATAGCGACCTCCTGGAGAGCAGCTTTAATACAACGCTCAACAAAACCATTAACGAGCATGCTAAACTGACCCTCGGTATCGGAGCCAAAGGATCACAATCCCAGCAATATAAAACTGTAGCGGATCTACTGGGCGCTGAATATGTGCTGGATATTGACAAATTCTCTGAACGTGACTTTGGACAAAATACAGGTCAGAGCCAAAACGACTTGTTAAATCCCAACTTTAAGGCACGCAAAGATGATATTTTTGGATATCGTTACAACATTAATATCAAATCTGCGAATGCTTGGTTACAAAACGAATACACGTATTCGAACATCGACTTTTTCTACGCTACACAGCTTTCTTACACCAGTTTTCAACGCGTAGGCTACATGAAAAATGGACGCTTCCCGACCAATTCTTATGGTAAAGGGCAAGAACACCATTTTTTTGACTATGCTTTCAAGGGTGGAATGACCTACAAATTCAATGGCCGCCATTTATTAAACGCCAAAATTAGCTATCAGACCAAAGCACCATTGGCCAATGATGCTTATATCTCACCAAGGGTAAGTGACTTTACTTTTGAAGACCTCAAAAGTGCCAAGATATTCTCTACAGATATCAGTTATGTCTTCTCCTTGCCGAAACTAAATGGTCGTTTATCGGTATTTCAGACCAACTTTACAGATCTCATCAGCCGACAAAGTTACTATAACGATGCCGCCCGTACCTTTATCAACCATGGTCTAAAAGATATGAACCAGGTCAATAGAGGGATAGAGCTCGGATTGACCTATAAAGTTGACAACAATTGGAGTATTGATCTCGCAGCAACAAAGGCTGAATACTATTACAGCAACAACCCAATGGGAGCACAAAACTCCGAAAATGGGTTGATCAATAATGAACGCGAGATGGTATACCTCAATAACTACTATGTTGGTGGAATGCCACAGACCGCAGGAACTTTAGGAGTCCGTTATTTCGTAAACTACTGGTTTTTTGGCGCTAATTTAAATTACGCTGGCGATATGTATCTATCGAAAGCTCCTCTTCGTCAATTGGCATCTAACTACAGCACAATCAATCCTTACGATCCGGAGCTCGATAATGCTTATCATATCCTTACTGATCAAGAAAAGTTCAAAAATAGCGCAACAGTCGATCTATCAATCGGTAAAATCCTTTACCTGAAAAATCGCAATTCAATGAACTTCAATTTAGCGGTCAATAACGTCTTAAATAACAAAAACATCAGAACTGGAGGTTTCGAAAATGCACGTTTGGATATTACTGCAGCAAATAAGTTTGCATCCAAATATTATTACATGCAGGGAATCAACTGTTTTATGAATGTATCCTATAGATTTTAA
- a CDS encoding HAD family hydrolase — MKLIIFDLDGTLLDTLQDLGDSCNAVLQQYGYPTHPLVAYKKFVGNGVEKLIERALPEEARTVETTTVLLAAFKTYYEQQSVSHTRPYTGIIPLLQELKSLGYLISVASNKYHEAVIPLMAEYFPDISFDLVLGHRTGRPAKPDPDIVFDSIQTLGVSKQDCFYVGDSSVDMDTANNAGVTAIGVTWGFREESELRQHGAQHIIHHPQELLEIV; from the coding sequence ATGAAGCTTATCATATTTGATCTAGACGGGACACTACTAGATACATTACAAGACCTTGGAGACAGTTGTAACGCAGTTCTGCAACAGTATGGATATCCAACTCATCCACTCGTAGCCTATAAGAAATTTGTAGGGAATGGGGTGGAGAAACTTATCGAAAGGGCATTACCCGAAGAAGCACGGACAGTAGAGACGACCACAGTCTTACTTGCAGCTTTTAAGACATATTATGAACAACAATCTGTATCGCATACACGACCCTACACAGGGATTATACCGCTACTACAAGAACTGAAATCGTTAGGCTATCTCATCTCGGTAGCATCAAATAAATACCATGAAGCGGTGATACCTTTGATGGCCGAATACTTTCCCGATATTTCATTTGATCTCGTCCTGGGGCATCGAACAGGTCGCCCCGCCAAGCCTGATCCCGATATTGTCTTCGACAGTATCCAAACACTCGGTGTTAGCAAACAAGATTGCTTTTATGTAGGCGATTCATCGGTGGATATGGATACCGCCAATAATGCAGGGGTAACAGCTATCGGTGTTACTTGGGGTTTTCGGGAAGAGAGCGAGTTAAGACAACACGGTGCACAGCATATTATCCACCATCCACAGGAACTGTTGGAAATTGTATAA
- a CDS encoding clostripain-related cysteine peptidase produces the protein MNLIMFRVLMVSSILSMTLLNSCNDKKDKLMESDSRVLLVYIGANNNLVSDAYNSINAMEEGLVGLDADVYVYASLAGTTPKIYKIVADQSPEIRSTVIKSYGDQDSASPEVMKQILLTMNAYAGSRPVGLVLWSHATNWLPNVGVKLMSFNEDRGSKTELRDLQTVIPSGLDFLMFDACSMASVEVLYQLREKAKYTIASPAEVLSTSMPYHLVLKHLFDPNLERGLMSAAATYFNFYNQLTGLYQSATITVVNNAYWSDLANNFHIALNKSPLTTVYRDNLQRLDFDEKSLSAGFDFLDFVHQNISPSETTAIEATVSKLIIYKANTATFLGKPILRYSGLSCYVPNDLNKWIHPYYNTLQWSKDSGFNSFVKE, from the coding sequence ATGAATTTGATTATGTTCCGCGTATTGATGGTATCGTCTATTTTATCTATGACCTTGTTAAATAGTTGCAATGACAAAAAAGACAAGTTAATGGAGAGCGATAGCCGTGTGTTGTTGGTTTATATTGGTGCCAATAATAACCTGGTTTCAGATGCTTATAACAGCATCAATGCAATGGAAGAGGGGTTGGTTGGATTGGACGCCGATGTTTATGTATATGCCTCTTTGGCGGGCACCACGCCCAAAATCTACAAAATTGTAGCCGATCAAAGTCCAGAAATAAGAAGTACGGTCATCAAATCATATGGGGATCAAGATTCGGCAAGCCCCGAAGTAATGAAACAAATCCTATTGACCATGAATGCATATGCAGGCAGTCGTCCAGTAGGGCTTGTGTTATGGTCACATGCAACAAACTGGCTGCCAAATGTTGGTGTCAAATTGATGTCTTTTAACGAAGACAGGGGAAGCAAAACTGAACTCAGGGATCTGCAAACGGTTATTCCTTCTGGGCTTGATTTTTTAATGTTCGATGCCTGTTCCATGGCGAGTGTGGAAGTCTTGTATCAGCTTCGGGAAAAAGCTAAATATACGATTGCTTCACCAGCGGAAGTGTTATCCACTAGTATGCCTTATCATTTGGTCTTGAAACATTTGTTTGATCCTAATCTTGAGCGGGGGCTGATGTCTGCTGCGGCAACATATTTTAATTTTTATAATCAGTTAACAGGGCTCTATCAGTCTGCTACGATAACTGTAGTGAATAATGCCTATTGGTCGGATCTTGCAAACAATTTCCATATTGCCCTGAATAAATCGCCACTGACAACAGTATATCGCGACAATTTACAGCGACTGGATTTTGACGAGAAGTCTTTATCTGCTGGTTTTGATTTTCTCGATTTTGTGCATCAAAATATTTCGCCCTCCGAGACAACAGCTATCGAGGCTACAGTTTCGAAATTGATTATCTATAAGGCGAATACCGCCACGTTTCTGGGTAAACCCATTTTACGGTATTCCGGACTGTCCTGTTATGTCCCTAATGATTTAAATAAGTGGATACATCCCTATTATAATACACTCCAATGGTCTAAAGATAGCGGCTTTAACTCTTTCGTGAAGGAGTAG
- a CDS encoding DUF5689 domain-containing protein codes for MNKKNIQAVYTSMLSVICIGLILFTGACKRDPEAPLLTQPIYEGPNANTTIAALKEKYANITDPKVIDEDLIIKAMVTGNDISGNIYKQLYIQDETAAINLGVDQNSMYTTFRAGQEVFINLKGLSMVKYGSELQIGFSGTNANRIAWEIFKEHTKVNGWPNAANLTPLEVDLSKLDASMVNKLVIIKNVRFNNGGVNAFAGGTATVSEVVKDANGKTLDVRNSNFSSFAKDILPKGNGTLVGILGRYNGGWQLFLRDKTDVIDFDGTDAGTTPTDPETGGTIFNETFGNGTYPSGNRPKIADFTDFDMKAPVTYSEESGSADIRTATGISASVWLPANKDITLKITGIQTTNKTDLTLSYQLVPNIYNVGEATNLNAIKVKVNGTSYTIPSTPVAINSTDDRNKYYTVSIPNITPAATSTVEFIMTGADNAFGFRLDNIKIVSATGGSGSDNTIIVTK; via the coding sequence ATGAACAAAAAAAATATACAAGCTGTCTATACATCGATGCTATCGGTTATCTGTATTGGACTCATCTTATTTACAGGAGCCTGTAAGCGTGATCCTGAAGCCCCCCTATTGACTCAACCGATCTATGAGGGTCCCAATGCCAACACCACGATAGCCGCATTGAAAGAAAAATATGCTAACATTACCGATCCAAAAGTAATCGATGAGGATCTGATCATTAAAGCAATGGTGACCGGAAACGACATTTCGGGTAATATCTACAAACAATTGTACATCCAAGATGAAACTGCTGCCATCAATCTAGGAGTCGATCAAAACAGCATGTACACAACTTTCCGCGCAGGCCAGGAAGTGTTTATCAACTTAAAAGGCCTGTCCATGGTGAAATATGGTAGTGAACTACAGATCGGTTTCAGTGGAACAAATGCCAACCGTATCGCCTGGGAAATTTTCAAAGAGCATACCAAAGTAAACGGATGGCCAAATGCGGCCAATTTAACGCCATTGGAAGTTGATCTTTCTAAATTAGACGCTTCGATGGTCAACAAGTTGGTTATCATTAAAAATGTGCGTTTTAACAATGGTGGTGTCAATGCTTTCGCAGGTGGAACGGCGACTGTTAGCGAAGTAGTCAAAGATGCGAATGGCAAAACATTGGATGTACGCAACAGTAACTTCTCCAGTTTTGCTAAAGATATTCTTCCTAAAGGGAATGGAACATTAGTCGGAATATTGGGCCGTTACAATGGAGGCTGGCAGCTCTTCCTGCGCGATAAAACAGATGTGATTGACTTTGATGGAACTGACGCCGGAACAACACCAACTGACCCTGAAACCGGAGGAACAATTTTCAACGAGACATTTGGAAATGGCACATACCCAAGTGGCAACCGTCCTAAAATTGCAGATTTCACCGATTTCGATATGAAAGCTCCGGTGACGTACAGCGAGGAAAGTGGTTCGGCAGATATTCGTACAGCAACAGGAATCAGTGCCTCAGTATGGCTTCCGGCAAACAAAGATATTACACTGAAAATCACCGGAATCCAAACGACCAACAAAACGGATCTTACATTGAGCTACCAGCTTGTTCCTAATATTTACAATGTTGGTGAAGCAACCAACCTCAATGCCATAAAGGTGAAGGTCAACGGAACAAGTTATACGATTCCAAGCACGCCTGTAGCGATCAATTCGACAGATGATCGCAATAAATATTACACCGTCAGTATTCCAAACATTACACCTGCAGCGACAAGTACTGTCGAATTTATAATGACTGGCGCTGACAATGCCTTTGGCTTCCGTTTAGACAATATTAAAATCGTAAGCGCAACTGGCGGAAGCGGCTCAGACAACACGATTATCGTTACTAAATAG
- a CDS encoding fimbrillin family protein, producing MIKKIITIPQQHMLRIACFMIASLTFNSCQKPESRIERPAVQFTPTIVGQINTKATGTTWEQNDQIGVYMYRSGQPLESATVIDQVNNHLFTFNGSLFQSNNSIFLNAEKVDFIAYYPYKSLTDFQYPIDLSDQSNPAALDLMYANNAKNIDKSNNTIPLNFVRQLSKISIHLSITNTAVLEANQVTVKLPAVSTQGGFDLTTGKLTVNSTDKKDVQGKLTVNANKTALIEFILLPGENITGKAMKFVAANGDSYTWTVPQNENLQHLIAGNRYNFDIKIDNGKPSGGIGDSQAYLEIPKMSKLGNDEVFIQHFMPDASDSRNYAMLYDKKLKMAYWVAYPLYSSILGSGNRTDAWGYDPQVSTAFQPNLFKGFQPTGYDRGHQLPSADRNLNTTQNKTTFYFTNMTAQVSRLNQGIWANLETKVRTWTAQCDTMYIVTGAMPKTSTDSRLDFAQDNDGKDIAKPKYYFKALAMKKGSEYYTIAYKMNNETPPSGVTFENYRLTVSDLEKATGFTFFPDLNDAQKGNINTSIWK from the coding sequence ATGATTAAGAAGATCATAACTATTCCACAACAGCATATGTTGCGAATAGCTTGCTTTATGATTGCATCGCTTACATTTAATTCCTGTCAGAAGCCTGAATCTCGAATCGAGCGGCCGGCAGTACAATTTACCCCCACCATCGTCGGCCAAATCAACACAAAAGCTACCGGAACTACCTGGGAACAGAATGACCAAATCGGTGTATACATGTACAGATCAGGTCAACCGTTGGAGTCAGCGACTGTTATCGACCAGGTCAACAACCACTTGTTCACTTTTAATGGTTCGCTGTTTCAAAGCAACAATTCAATTTTCTTAAACGCTGAAAAAGTGGATTTCATCGCATACTATCCGTATAAATCGCTAACAGATTTTCAATATCCAATTGATTTAAGTGATCAGTCCAATCCCGCAGCTTTAGATCTGATGTACGCAAATAACGCTAAAAACATCGATAAAAGTAACAACACCATCCCGCTTAACTTTGTAAGACAATTGAGTAAAATCAGTATCCATCTCTCCATTACCAATACCGCCGTACTGGAGGCAAATCAAGTTACGGTTAAATTACCAGCAGTAAGTACCCAAGGGGGATTCGACTTAACAACTGGAAAATTGACGGTAAATTCAACTGATAAAAAAGATGTTCAGGGAAAATTAACGGTCAATGCGAATAAAACAGCCTTAATTGAATTTATACTCCTTCCGGGTGAAAACATCACTGGAAAGGCAATGAAGTTTGTTGCTGCTAATGGTGATAGCTATACCTGGACGGTTCCACAAAATGAGAATCTACAGCACCTGATCGCGGGCAACAGATATAACTTTGACATCAAAATTGACAACGGTAAACCGAGCGGTGGAATCGGTGATTCACAAGCCTATCTGGAGATCCCCAAAATGAGCAAGCTAGGCAATGATGAAGTATTTATACAGCATTTCATGCCCGACGCGAGCGACAGCAGAAACTATGCGATGCTCTATGACAAAAAGTTAAAAATGGCATATTGGGTAGCTTACCCATTATACAGCAGCATCCTCGGATCGGGCAATCGTACAGATGCTTGGGGATATGACCCACAAGTCTCTACTGCGTTTCAACCCAATCTATTTAAAGGTTTCCAGCCAACAGGCTATGACAGAGGCCACCAGTTGCCAAGTGCAGACCGCAACTTAAATACAACCCAAAATAAAACAACGTTTTATTTTACTAACATGACAGCTCAGGTATCTCGACTTAACCAAGGAATTTGGGCAAACCTGGAAACGAAAGTCAGAACATGGACGGCACAGTGCGATACAATGTATATTGTAACTGGTGCAATGCCTAAGACAAGCACAGATAGCCGCCTAGACTTTGCACAGGACAATGATGGCAAAGATATCGCCAAACCCAAATATTACTTCAAAGCACTAGCAATGAAAAAAGGATCCGAATATTATACCATCGCCTATAAAATGAACAATGAAACACCTCCATCTGGCGTAACCTTTGAAAATTATCGGTTAACCGTTAGTGACCTGGAGAAAGCTACCGGATTCACGTTCTTCCCGGATCTCAATGACGCTCAAAAAGGAAATATTAACACCTCTATTTGGAAATAA
- a CDS encoding fimbrillin family protein, protein MKVNQLLFLATAAAAVTSSCQKAPVSEQEITKAVTFSSTISNQVTTKAAGANWESNDAIGVFMKTGNGLNNALASNKQYVTTSGDGNFKANSTTEEINYPADGSKVDFIAYYPYQTTISNNVYPVNVSDQTQQNKIDFMYANNVTGANKNTANAQLQFSHKLSKIELTITAGTGVSSLSGLTVTYNGFNTTANFDLATGTLATGTNPAAIKARTTAGTSTTLAEAILLPVASVAGAKVEFKIGNETYTWTLPSSTTYEAGKKYSYNITLQEQAGNNAAIVASGNITDWTDVPSGSYVIGKDEDNGGTTDPVEQTLYQEDFGTTPLSKDEKFKIADFKGWSNTTVTYSDQYAKADIRTTGTIVNNHVWLPTTGNSELAIEGINTEKASKLKVSFDVAIGTSKDFDLQNLAIIFNGQTFNPESKMILSADANKFINVTVDLSTATTLSANSKLSFFSDIQTNKAGLRIDNIVLKGLK, encoded by the coding sequence ATGAAAGTAAACCAACTTTTATTCCTAGCGACTGCGGCAGCAGCCGTTACAAGTTCCTGCCAAAAGGCACCTGTTTCAGAACAAGAAATTACCAAAGCGGTAACTTTTTCGTCAACAATCTCCAACCAAGTGACCACAAAAGCTGCTGGCGCAAACTGGGAAAGCAACGATGCAATCGGTGTTTTCATGAAAACCGGCAACGGTTTAAACAATGCATTGGCAAGCAACAAACAGTATGTAACGACAAGTGGAGACGGAAACTTCAAAGCGAATAGCACTACGGAAGAAATCAATTACCCAGCTGATGGTTCCAAAGTAGATTTTATTGCCTACTATCCTTATCAAACAACAATTAGCAACAATGTCTACCCAGTCAATGTAAGCGATCAAACGCAACAAAACAAAATTGACTTCATGTATGCTAATAATGTAACTGGTGCCAATAAAAATACAGCAAATGCCCAATTACAATTTAGCCACAAACTCAGTAAAATTGAATTGACAATTACTGCTGGAACTGGTGTTAGTTCCCTATCAGGTCTTACCGTAACTTACAATGGATTCAATACCACAGCGAACTTCGACCTTGCAACAGGTACATTAGCTACTGGCACTAACCCGGCGGCTATCAAAGCAAGAACTACAGCCGGAACATCGACAACATTAGCAGAGGCCATCTTATTACCTGTAGCTAGCGTTGCTGGTGCAAAAGTTGAATTCAAAATTGGTAATGAAACCTATACGTGGACTTTACCATCATCAACAACTTACGAAGCCGGTAAAAAATACAGCTACAATATCACCTTGCAAGAGCAGGCTGGAAACAATGCAGCTATTGTGGCGTCTGGGAATATTACAGACTGGACCGATGTACCTTCGGGTTCATACGTGATCGGTAAAGACGAAGATAATGGTGGTACAACAGATCCTGTAGAACAAACATTGTATCAAGAAGATTTCGGGACAACCCCATTAAGTAAGGATGAAAAATTTAAAATAGCTGATTTCAAAGGCTGGTCGAATACGACCGTTACATATTCCGATCAATATGCAAAAGCGGATATTAGAACAACTGGGACTATTGTAAACAATCACGTATGGTTGCCCACTACAGGTAATTCAGAGCTGGCTATAGAAGGAATTAATACAGAAAAAGCAAGTAAATTAAAAGTTTCGTTTGATGTGGCAATTGGGACATCAAAGGATTTCGACCTGCAAAATCTAGCAATCATATTTAACGGTCAAACATTCAATCCTGAATCTAAAATGATTCTTTCTGCAGATGCAAATAAATTCATTAATGTAACAGTAGATCTTTCTACTGCAACTACACTGTCTGCTAACTCAAAATTATCCTTCTTCTCAGATATCCAGACCAACAAAGCTGGTCTTCGCATCGATAATATCGTCTTAAAAGGCTTAAAATAA